CTTCATGGCCCCTGGCGATTTTAAGAGTGACCCGGTGGCCCTGCAGGTAGTCAATAATATTTTTCTCGGCCGCATTGCCAATGGGAACCAGTCTTTCTTTGTTTCCCTTCCCTGTAATTTTTATATACCCTTCGCGGAAATGCAGTTCGGTGATGCGCAGGTTGATCAGTTCCGAAACCCGGAGTCCACACCCGTAGAGTGTTTCCAGCATGGCCTTGTTCCGGTGGCCTTCCGGCCTGCTGAGATCAATGAATGCGATCAGGCTGTTGATCTCTTCCAGCGAAAGGATATCGGGAAGTTTACGGCCTGTCCTTGGCGATTCAATCCTTTCCATGGGATTTGTAACTATCTGCTTTTCGAGCTCAAGGTAACGGTAAAATGCTCTTAACCCGCTAATTACCCGTGTTTGAGAACGGGCATTCAGACCGGTAATATCAGGGCTGGCCAGAAAACGGGAAATTACCTCATGATTGAGCTTGGCCGGAGCCATTCCCCCTTCTTCGGCTTTAACAAAATCTGATAATTTTTTAACATCATTCAGGTAAGCCTGGATG
The Bacteroidota bacterium DNA segment above includes these coding regions:
- the xerD gene encoding site-specific tyrosine recombinase XerD, with translation MTWEVFIRGFKSYLRLEKGLSDNSIQAYLNDVKKLSDFVKAEEGGMAPAKLNHEVISRFLASPDITGLNARSQTRVISGLRAFYRYLELEKQIVTNPMERIESPRTGRKLPDILSLEEINSLIAFIDLSRPEGHRNKAMLETLYGCGLRVSELINLRITELHFREGYIKITGKGNKERLVPIGNAAEKNIIDYLQGHRVTLKIARGHEDFVFLNRHGRKLTRVMVFLIIRNLASVAGIHKKIGPHTFRHSFATHMVERGADLRAVQEMLGHESITTTEIYTHLDRTYLRETIMRFHPRS